Proteins from a single region of Pseudomonas sp. 10S4:
- a CDS encoding YgfZ/GcvT domain-containing protein — MADSAFFCTLSHEGVLAVRGADAGKFLQGQLTCNLNYLSDTQASLGARCTQKGRMQSSFRILLEGDGVLLAMATELLEPQLADLKKYAVFSKSKLTDESAAWVRFGLDHGDAALSSLGLELPADTDSVARNDGLIAIRVSPGRAELWTAADQADAIKGKLSALLAEGDLNQWLLGQVRAGIGQVMPSTRELFIPQMLNLQAVGGVSFKKGCYTGQEIVARMQYLGKLKRRLYRLQQDGIELPEPGTQLFSPTHGSSIGEVVIAARGEQNIELLAVLQAEAAEGGDIHLAALEGPALHLLDLPYALDRDKEIQR; from the coding sequence ATGGCCGATTCTGCTTTTTTCTGCACCCTGTCACACGAAGGCGTTCTCGCGGTCCGCGGCGCGGATGCCGGCAAATTCCTGCAGGGCCAATTGACCTGCAACCTCAACTACCTGAGCGACACCCAGGCCAGCCTCGGCGCCCGTTGCACCCAGAAAGGCCGGATGCAGTCGAGTTTCCGCATTCTGCTGGAAGGCGACGGCGTTCTCCTGGCCATGGCCACCGAGCTGCTGGAGCCGCAACTGGCGGACCTGAAAAAGTACGCAGTGTTCTCAAAATCCAAACTGACCGATGAAAGCGCTGCCTGGGTGCGTTTCGGCCTCGATCATGGCGATGCGGCACTGAGCAGCCTGGGTCTTGAGCTGCCGGCCGACACCGACAGCGTTGCGCGCAACGACGGCCTGATCGCGATTCGTGTTTCACCTGGACGCGCCGAACTCTGGACCGCCGCCGATCAAGCCGATGCCATCAAGGGCAAGCTGTCCGCCCTGCTGGCCGAAGGCGATCTGAATCAATGGCTGCTGGGCCAGGTCCGCGCAGGGATCGGCCAGGTCATGCCGAGTACTCGCGAGCTGTTCATCCCACAGATGCTCAACCTGCAAGCCGTTGGCGGCGTGAGTTTCAAGAAAGGCTGCTACACCGGCCAGGAAATCGTCGCGCGTATGCAGTACCTGGGCAAACTCAAGCGCCGGCTGTACCGCTTGCAACAGGATGGCATTGAATTGCCGGAACCCGGCACACAACTGTTTTCCCCGACCCACGGCAGCTCTATTGGTGAAGTGGTGATTGCCGCGCGCGGCGAACAAAATATTGAACTCCTGGCCGTGCTGCAAGCCGAAGCAGCAGAGGGCGGCGACATTCACTTGGCAGCGCTAGAAGGCCCTGCCCTGCACTTGCTCGACCTGCCCTACGCGCTGGATCGCGATAAAGAAATCCAGCGTTAA
- a CDS encoding HDOD domain-containing protein, giving the protein MSELADKVQQDLVEAIDNDDLVLPTLPEVALQIRKAAEDPEISVSTLSKVIGRDTALSARLIKVVNSPLLRATQEVTDLHTAITRLGVNYSSNLAIGLVMEQIFHARSEVVEQKMRDVWRKSLEIAGVSYALCRSYTQLKPDQAALGGLVHQIGVLPILTYAEDHYELLSDPVSLNHVIDRIHPLLGDKLLSVWEFPEMLVKLPGQYLDFKRDSGRVDYVDLVQIASLYCHKDSDHPLARIDVLSVPSFKKLGIDPENEAMCRDLEESRSMFY; this is encoded by the coding sequence ATGAGCGAGCTGGCGGATAAGGTCCAACAGGATTTGGTTGAGGCCATCGATAACGATGACCTGGTTCTGCCAACATTACCGGAAGTGGCCCTGCAAATTCGCAAGGCCGCTGAAGATCCGGAAATCAGCGTAAGCACCCTGAGTAAAGTAATCGGCCGCGATACCGCGCTGTCGGCGCGCCTGATCAAAGTGGTCAACAGCCCGTTGCTGCGTGCAACCCAGGAAGTCACCGACCTGCACACGGCCATCACCCGGCTGGGCGTGAACTACAGCAGCAACCTGGCCATCGGTCTGGTGATGGAACAGATTTTCCACGCCCGTTCTGAAGTGGTGGAACAGAAGATGCGCGATGTCTGGCGCAAAAGCCTGGAAATCGCCGGGGTCAGTTATGCACTGTGCCGCAGTTACACCCAGCTCAAACCGGATCAGGCTGCGCTGGGCGGGTTGGTGCATCAAATTGGTGTACTGCCGATCCTGACGTACGCCGAAGACCACTATGAGCTGCTCTCGGACCCGGTCAGTCTCAACCATGTGATCGACCGCATTCATCCGTTGCTCGGCGACAAGCTGCTCAGCGTCTGGGAATTTCCGGAGATGTTGGTGAAGTTGCCGGGGCAGTACCTGGATTTCAAACGCGATTCCGGGCGGGTCGATTATGTCGACCTGGTACAGATCGCCAGCCTGTATTGCCACAAGGACAGCGACCACCCGCTGGCCCGCATCGACGTGCTCAGTGTTCCGTCGTTCAAGAAGCTGGGGATTGATCCCGAGAATGAGGCGATGTGCAGGGATCTGGAAGAATCGCGGTCGATGTTCTACTGA
- a CDS encoding succinate dehydrogenase assembly factor 2: MVEDVELNRLYWHSRRGMLELDVLLVPFVKEVYPHLNDVDRDCYRKLLECEDQDMFGWFMERAESEDPELQRMVRMILDRVQPK, encoded by the coding sequence ATGGTCGAAGATGTTGAACTGAATCGCCTCTACTGGCACAGCCGCCGCGGCATGCTTGAGCTTGACGTATTGCTGGTGCCGTTCGTGAAAGAGGTCTATCCGCATCTCAATGATGTCGACCGCGATTGCTACCGCAAGCTGCTCGAATGCGAAGATCAGGACATGTTCGGTTGGTTCATGGAACGCGCCGAATCGGAAGATCCGGAGCTTCAGCGCATGGTTCGCATGATCCTGGATCGTGTCCAGCCCAAGTAA
- a CDS encoding protein YgfX: MSSPSNAFECRWHASRQLLAAYLLAQLFALGALFLLSIPLWASSLGVLLCLAHGFWVLPRQILLTHPQAYCGLRRDADGWQLWNQAQGWQSVQLRPDSLALPLVVILRFRLRGKRRVRTICVPHDSQAADLHRRLRVRLRFSRRRWAAPE; this comes from the coding sequence GTGTCCAGCCCAAGTAATGCGTTCGAATGCCGCTGGCATGCCTCACGGCAGTTGCTGGCGGCGTATCTTCTGGCCCAGCTGTTCGCGCTGGGTGCGTTGTTTCTTCTCTCTATACCGCTCTGGGCCAGTTCGCTCGGTGTTTTGCTGTGCCTGGCACACGGCTTTTGGGTATTGCCACGGCAGATTTTGCTGACGCACCCGCAGGCATATTGTGGCTTGCGCCGGGACGCTGATGGTTGGCAGTTGTGGAATCAGGCTCAGGGTTGGCAATCGGTCCAGCTAAGGCCGGACAGTCTGGCGCTACCGTTGGTCGTAATACTGCGGTTTCGTCTGCGCGGCAAGCGTCGGGTCAGGACAATTTGTGTGCCTCATGATTCGCAGGCGGCGGATCTGCACCGACGCCTGCGGGTTCGGCTCAGGTTCAGTCGGCGTAGGTGGGCGGCACCAGAATAG